Proteins encoded within one genomic window of Pongo pygmaeus isolate AG05252 chromosome 4, NHGRI_mPonPyg2-v2.0_pri, whole genome shotgun sequence:
- the PDLIM7 gene encoding PDZ and LIM domain protein 7 isoform X1, producing MDSFKVVLEGPAPWGFRLQGGKDFNVPLSISRLTPGGKAAQAGVAVGDWVLSIDGENAGSLTHIEAQNKIRACGERLSLGLSRAQPVQSKPQKAPTLSCPPALPGCVSAQASAPAADPPRYTFAPSVSLNKTARPFGAPPPADSAPQQNGQPLRPLVPDASKQRLMENTEDWRPRPGTGQSRSFRILAHLTGTEFMQDPDEEHLKKSRDHTPANWTLLGEAALPIPTPVGPGIQLGSFHAPRHLPWGQQDPGWGVGPCQEAQPCRALNGRSCSQVPRTEAPAPASSTPQETWPGPTAPSPTSRPPWAVDPAFAERYAPDKTSTVLTRHSQPATPTPLQSRTSIVQAAAGGVPGGGSNNGKTPVCHQCHKVIRGRYLVALGHAYHPEEFVCSQCGKVLEEGGFFEEKGAIFCPPCYDVRYAPSCAKCKKKITGEIMHALKMTWHVHCFTCAACKMPIRNRAFYMEEGVPYCERDYEKMFGTKCHGCDFKIDAGDRFLEALGFSWHDTCFVCAVRAPPLELSPKPPGPLFAPREMQEKLGRGLSCCPQPHVTGPLLSLDMSDQPGRKDLLLQEGQASLQEPCLLSCVSPFCPQLPRWPLA from the exons ATGGATTCCTTCAAGGTAGTGCTGGAGGGGCCAGCACCTTGGGGCTTCCGGCTGCAAGGGGGCAAGGACTTCAATGTACCCCTCTCCATTTCCCGG CTCACTCCTGGAGGCAAAGCGGCGCAGGCCGGAGTGGCCGTGGGTGACTGGGTGCTGAGCATCGATGGCGAGAATGCGGGTAGCCTCACACACATCGAAGCTCAGAACAAGATCCGGGCCTGTGGGGAGCGCCTCAGCCTGGGCCTCAGCAG AGCCCAGCCGGTTCAGAGCAAACCGCAGAAG GCCCCCACCCTATCCTGCCCGCCCGCCCTGCCCGGCTGTGTCTCTGCCCAGGCCTCCGCCCCCGCCGCGGACCCTCCGCGGTACACCTTTGCACCCAGCGTCTCCCTCAACAAGACGGCCCGGCCCTTTGGGGCGCCCCCGCCCGCTGACAGCGCCCCGCAGCAGAATGG ACAGCCGCTCCGACCGCTGGTCCCAGACGCCAGCAAGCAGCGGCTGATGGAGAACACGGAGGACTGGCGGCCGCGGCCGGGGACAGGCCAGTCGCGTTCCTTCCGCATCCTTGCCCACCTCACAGGCACCGAGTTCA TGCAAGACCCGGATGAGGAGCACCTGAAGAAATCAAG AGACCACACACCAGCTAACTGGACGTTGCTAGGAGAAGCTGCCCTTCCCATCCCTACCCCAGTGGGACCTGGAATCCAACTCGGCAGTTTCCATGCCCCCAGGCATCTCCCATGGGGCCAGCAGGACCCAGGTTGGGGGGTGGGGCCATGCCAGGAAGCTCAGCCATGCAGGGCCTTGAATGGCAGATCTTGCAGCCAGGTGCCCAGGACagaagccccagccccagcctcatcTACACCCCAGGAGACCTGGCCTG GCCCTACCGCCCCCAGCCCTACCAGCCGCCCGCCCTGGGCTGTGGACCCTGCGTTTGCCGAGCGCTATGCCCCGGACAAAACGAGCACAGTGCTGACCCGGCACAGCCAGCCGGCCACGCCCACGCCGCTGCAGAGCCGCACCTCCATTGTGCAGGCAGCTGCCGGAGGGGTGCCAGGAGGGGGCAGCAACAACGGCAAGACTCCCGTGTGTCACCAGTGCCACAAGGTCATCCG GGGCCGCTACCTGGTGGCGCTGGGCCACGCGTACCACCCGGAGGAGTTTGTGTGTAGCCAGTGTGGGAAGGTCCTGGAAGAGGGTGGCTTCTTTGAGGAGAAGGGCGCCATTTTCTGCCCACCATGCTATGACGTGCGCTATGCACCCAGCTGCGCCAAGTGCAAGAagaagattacaggc GAGATCATGCACGCCCTGAAGATGACCTGGCACGTGCACTGCTTTACCTGTGCTGCCTGCAAGATGCCCATCCGGAACAGGGCCTTCTACATGGAGGAGGGCGTGCCCTATTGCGAGCGAG ACTATGAGAAGATGTTTGGCACAAAATGCCATGGCTGTGACTTCAAGATCGACGCTGGGGACCGCTTCCTGGAGGCCCTGGGCTTCAGCTGGCATGACACCTGCTTCGTCTGCGCGGTGAGAGCCCCGCCCCTCGAACTCAGCCCCAAGCCCCCCGGCCCTCTGTTCGCTCCCCGGGAGATGCAGGAGAAGTTGGGAAGGGGCCTCTCCTGCTGCCCCCAACCCCATGTGACTGGGCCTTTGCTGTCCTTAGATATGTCAGATCAACCTGGAAGGAAAGACCTTCTACTCCAAGAAGGACAGGCCTCTCTGCAAGAGCCATGCCTTCTCTCATGTGTGAGCCCCTTCTGCCCACAGCTGCCGCGGTGGCCCCTAGCCTGA
- the PDLIM7 gene encoding PDZ and LIM domain protein 7 isoform X5, with protein sequence MDSFKVVLEGPAPWGFRLQGGKDFNVPLSISRLTPGGKAAQAGVAVGDWVLSIDGENAGSLTHIEAQNKIRACGERLSLGLSRAQPVQSKPQKAPTLSCPPALPGCVSAQASAPAADPPRYTFAPSVSLNKTARPFGAPPPADSAPQQNGQPLRPLVPDASKQRLMENTEDWRPRPGTGQSRSFRILAHLTGTEFMQDPDEEHLKKSRDHTPANWTLLGEAALPIPTPVGPGIQLGSFHAPRHLPWGQQDPGWGVGPCQEAQPCRALNGRSCSQVPRTEAPAPASSTPQETWPGPTAPSPTSRPPWAVDPAFAERYAPDKTSTVLTRHSQPATPTPLQSRTSIVQAAAGGVPGGGSNNGKTPVCHQCHKVIRGRYLVALGHAYHPEEFVCSQCGKVLEEGGFFEEKGAIFCPPCYDVRYAPSCAKCKKKITGEIMHALKMTWHVHCFTCAACKMPIRNRAFYMEEGVPYCERDYEKMFGTKCHGCDFKIDAGDRFLEALGFSWHDTCFVCAICQINLEGKTFYSKKDRPLCKSHAFSHV encoded by the exons ATGGATTCCTTCAAGGTAGTGCTGGAGGGGCCAGCACCTTGGGGCTTCCGGCTGCAAGGGGGCAAGGACTTCAATGTACCCCTCTCCATTTCCCGG CTCACTCCTGGAGGCAAAGCGGCGCAGGCCGGAGTGGCCGTGGGTGACTGGGTGCTGAGCATCGATGGCGAGAATGCGGGTAGCCTCACACACATCGAAGCTCAGAACAAGATCCGGGCCTGTGGGGAGCGCCTCAGCCTGGGCCTCAGCAG AGCCCAGCCGGTTCAGAGCAAACCGCAGAAG GCCCCCACCCTATCCTGCCCGCCCGCCCTGCCCGGCTGTGTCTCTGCCCAGGCCTCCGCCCCCGCCGCGGACCCTCCGCGGTACACCTTTGCACCCAGCGTCTCCCTCAACAAGACGGCCCGGCCCTTTGGGGCGCCCCCGCCCGCTGACAGCGCCCCGCAGCAGAATGG ACAGCCGCTCCGACCGCTGGTCCCAGACGCCAGCAAGCAGCGGCTGATGGAGAACACGGAGGACTGGCGGCCGCGGCCGGGGACAGGCCAGTCGCGTTCCTTCCGCATCCTTGCCCACCTCACAGGCACCGAGTTCA TGCAAGACCCGGATGAGGAGCACCTGAAGAAATCAAG AGACCACACACCAGCTAACTGGACGTTGCTAGGAGAAGCTGCCCTTCCCATCCCTACCCCAGTGGGACCTGGAATCCAACTCGGCAGTTTCCATGCCCCCAGGCATCTCCCATGGGGCCAGCAGGACCCAGGTTGGGGGGTGGGGCCATGCCAGGAAGCTCAGCCATGCAGGGCCTTGAATGGCAGATCTTGCAGCCAGGTGCCCAGGACagaagccccagccccagcctcatcTACACCCCAGGAGACCTGGCCTG GCCCTACCGCCCCCAGCCCTACCAGCCGCCCGCCCTGGGCTGTGGACCCTGCGTTTGCCGAGCGCTATGCCCCGGACAAAACGAGCACAGTGCTGACCCGGCACAGCCAGCCGGCCACGCCCACGCCGCTGCAGAGCCGCACCTCCATTGTGCAGGCAGCTGCCGGAGGGGTGCCAGGAGGGGGCAGCAACAACGGCAAGACTCCCGTGTGTCACCAGTGCCACAAGGTCATCCG GGGCCGCTACCTGGTGGCGCTGGGCCACGCGTACCACCCGGAGGAGTTTGTGTGTAGCCAGTGTGGGAAGGTCCTGGAAGAGGGTGGCTTCTTTGAGGAGAAGGGCGCCATTTTCTGCCCACCATGCTATGACGTGCGCTATGCACCCAGCTGCGCCAAGTGCAAGAagaagattacaggc GAGATCATGCACGCCCTGAAGATGACCTGGCACGTGCACTGCTTTACCTGTGCTGCCTGCAAGATGCCCATCCGGAACAGGGCCTTCTACATGGAGGAGGGCGTGCCCTATTGCGAGCGAG ACTATGAGAAGATGTTTGGCACAAAATGCCATGGCTGTGACTTCAAGATCGACGCTGGGGACCGCTTCCTGGAGGCCCTGGGCTTCAGCTGGCATGACACCTGCTTCGTCTGCGCG ATATGTCAGATCAACCTGGAAGGAAAGACCTTCTACTCCAAGAAGGACAGGCCTCTCTGCAAGAGCCATGCCTTCTCTCATGTGTGA
- the PDLIM7 gene encoding PDZ and LIM domain protein 7 isoform X7 — MDSFKVVLEGPAPWGFRLQGGKDFNVPLSISRLTPGGKAAQAGVAVGDWVLSIDGENAGSLTHIEAQNKIRACGERLSLGLSRAQPVQSKPQKASAPAADPPRYTFAPSVSLNKTARPFGAPPPADSAPQQNGQPLRPLVPDASKQRLMENTEDWRPRPGTGQSRSFRILAHLTGTEFMQDPDEEHLKKSRDHTPANWTLLGEAALPIPTPVGPGIQLGSFHAPRHLPWGQQDPGWGVGPCQEAQPCRALNGRSCSQVPRTEAPAPASSTPQETWPGPTAPSPTSRPPWAVDPAFAERYAPDKTSTVLTRHSQPATPTPLQSRTSIVQAAAGGVPGGGSNNGKTPVCHQCHKVIRGRYLVALGHAYHPEEFVCSQCGKVLEEGGFFEEKGAIFCPPCYDVRYAPSCAKCKKKITGEIMHALKMTWHVHCFTCAACKMPIRNRAFYMEEGVPYCERDYEKMFGTKCHGCDFKIDAGDRFLEALGFSWHDTCFVCAICQINLEGKTFYSKKDRPLCKSHAFSHV, encoded by the exons ATGGATTCCTTCAAGGTAGTGCTGGAGGGGCCAGCACCTTGGGGCTTCCGGCTGCAAGGGGGCAAGGACTTCAATGTACCCCTCTCCATTTCCCGG CTCACTCCTGGAGGCAAAGCGGCGCAGGCCGGAGTGGCCGTGGGTGACTGGGTGCTGAGCATCGATGGCGAGAATGCGGGTAGCCTCACACACATCGAAGCTCAGAACAAGATCCGGGCCTGTGGGGAGCGCCTCAGCCTGGGCCTCAGCAG AGCCCAGCCGGTTCAGAGCAAACCGCAGAAG GCCTCCGCCCCCGCCGCGGACCCTCCGCGGTACACCTTTGCACCCAGCGTCTCCCTCAACAAGACGGCCCGGCCCTTTGGGGCGCCCCCGCCCGCTGACAGCGCCCCGCAGCAGAATGG ACAGCCGCTCCGACCGCTGGTCCCAGACGCCAGCAAGCAGCGGCTGATGGAGAACACGGAGGACTGGCGGCCGCGGCCGGGGACAGGCCAGTCGCGTTCCTTCCGCATCCTTGCCCACCTCACAGGCACCGAGTTCA TGCAAGACCCGGATGAGGAGCACCTGAAGAAATCAAG AGACCACACACCAGCTAACTGGACGTTGCTAGGAGAAGCTGCCCTTCCCATCCCTACCCCAGTGGGACCTGGAATCCAACTCGGCAGTTTCCATGCCCCCAGGCATCTCCCATGGGGCCAGCAGGACCCAGGTTGGGGGGTGGGGCCATGCCAGGAAGCTCAGCCATGCAGGGCCTTGAATGGCAGATCTTGCAGCCAGGTGCCCAGGACagaagccccagccccagcctcatcTACACCCCAGGAGACCTGGCCTG GCCCTACCGCCCCCAGCCCTACCAGCCGCCCGCCCTGGGCTGTGGACCCTGCGTTTGCCGAGCGCTATGCCCCGGACAAAACGAGCACAGTGCTGACCCGGCACAGCCAGCCGGCCACGCCCACGCCGCTGCAGAGCCGCACCTCCATTGTGCAGGCAGCTGCCGGAGGGGTGCCAGGAGGGGGCAGCAACAACGGCAAGACTCCCGTGTGTCACCAGTGCCACAAGGTCATCCG GGGCCGCTACCTGGTGGCGCTGGGCCACGCGTACCACCCGGAGGAGTTTGTGTGTAGCCAGTGTGGGAAGGTCCTGGAAGAGGGTGGCTTCTTTGAGGAGAAGGGCGCCATTTTCTGCCCACCATGCTATGACGTGCGCTATGCACCCAGCTGCGCCAAGTGCAAGAagaagattacaggc GAGATCATGCACGCCCTGAAGATGACCTGGCACGTGCACTGCTTTACCTGTGCTGCCTGCAAGATGCCCATCCGGAACAGGGCCTTCTACATGGAGGAGGGCGTGCCCTATTGCGAGCGAG ACTATGAGAAGATGTTTGGCACAAAATGCCATGGCTGTGACTTCAAGATCGACGCTGGGGACCGCTTCCTGGAGGCCCTGGGCTTCAGCTGGCATGACACCTGCTTCGTCTGCGCG ATATGTCAGATCAACCTGGAAGGAAAGACCTTCTACTCCAAGAAGGACAGGCCTCTCTGCAAGAGCCATGCCTTCTCTCATGTGTGA
- the PDLIM7 gene encoding PDZ and LIM domain protein 7 isoform X8 codes for MDSFKVVLEGPAPWGFRLQGGKDFNVPLSISRLTPGGKAAQAGVAVGDWVLSIDGENAGSLTHIEAQNKIRACGERLSLGLSRAQPVQSKPQKASAPAADPPRYTFAPSVSLNKTARPFGAPPPADSAPQQNGQPLRPLVPDASKQRLMENTEDWRPRPGTGQSRSFRILAHLTGTEFMQDPDEEHLKKSSQVPRTEAPAPASSTPQETWPGPTAPSPTSRPPWAVDPAFAERYAPDKTSTVLTRHSQPATPTPLQSRTSIVQAAAGGVPGGGSNNGKTPVCHQCHKVIRGRYLVALGHAYHPEEFVCSQCGKVLEEGGFFEEKGAIFCPPCYDVRYAPSCAKCKKKITGEIMHALKMTWHVHCFTCAACKMPIRNRAFYMEEGVPYCERDYEKMFGTKCHGCDFKIDAGDRFLEALGFSWHDTCFVCAVRAPPLELSPKPPGPLFAPREMQEKLGRGLSCCPQPHVTGPLLSLDMSDQPGRKDLLLQEGQASLQEPCLLSCVSPFCPQLPRWPLA; via the exons ATGGATTCCTTCAAGGTAGTGCTGGAGGGGCCAGCACCTTGGGGCTTCCGGCTGCAAGGGGGCAAGGACTTCAATGTACCCCTCTCCATTTCCCGG CTCACTCCTGGAGGCAAAGCGGCGCAGGCCGGAGTGGCCGTGGGTGACTGGGTGCTGAGCATCGATGGCGAGAATGCGGGTAGCCTCACACACATCGAAGCTCAGAACAAGATCCGGGCCTGTGGGGAGCGCCTCAGCCTGGGCCTCAGCAG AGCCCAGCCGGTTCAGAGCAAACCGCAGAAG GCCTCCGCCCCCGCCGCGGACCCTCCGCGGTACACCTTTGCACCCAGCGTCTCCCTCAACAAGACGGCCCGGCCCTTTGGGGCGCCCCCGCCCGCTGACAGCGCCCCGCAGCAGAATGG ACAGCCGCTCCGACCGCTGGTCCCAGACGCCAGCAAGCAGCGGCTGATGGAGAACACGGAGGACTGGCGGCCGCGGCCGGGGACAGGCCAGTCGCGTTCCTTCCGCATCCTTGCCCACCTCACAGGCACCGAGTTCA TGCAAGACCCGGATGAGGAGCACCTGAAGAAATCAAG CCAGGTGCCCAGGACagaagccccagccccagcctcatcTACACCCCAGGAGACCTGGCCTG GCCCTACCGCCCCCAGCCCTACCAGCCGCCCGCCCTGGGCTGTGGACCCTGCGTTTGCCGAGCGCTATGCCCCGGACAAAACGAGCACAGTGCTGACCCGGCACAGCCAGCCGGCCACGCCCACGCCGCTGCAGAGCCGCACCTCCATTGTGCAGGCAGCTGCCGGAGGGGTGCCAGGAGGGGGCAGCAACAACGGCAAGACTCCCGTGTGTCACCAGTGCCACAAGGTCATCCG GGGCCGCTACCTGGTGGCGCTGGGCCACGCGTACCACCCGGAGGAGTTTGTGTGTAGCCAGTGTGGGAAGGTCCTGGAAGAGGGTGGCTTCTTTGAGGAGAAGGGCGCCATTTTCTGCCCACCATGCTATGACGTGCGCTATGCACCCAGCTGCGCCAAGTGCAAGAagaagattacaggc GAGATCATGCACGCCCTGAAGATGACCTGGCACGTGCACTGCTTTACCTGTGCTGCCTGCAAGATGCCCATCCGGAACAGGGCCTTCTACATGGAGGAGGGCGTGCCCTATTGCGAGCGAG ACTATGAGAAGATGTTTGGCACAAAATGCCATGGCTGTGACTTCAAGATCGACGCTGGGGACCGCTTCCTGGAGGCCCTGGGCTTCAGCTGGCATGACACCTGCTTCGTCTGCGCGGTGAGAGCCCCGCCCCTCGAACTCAGCCCCAAGCCCCCCGGCCCTCTGTTCGCTCCCCGGGAGATGCAGGAGAAGTTGGGAAGGGGCCTCTCCTGCTGCCCCCAACCCCATGTGACTGGGCCTTTGCTGTCCTTAGATATGTCAGATCAACCTGGAAGGAAAGACCTTCTACTCCAAGAAGGACAGGCCTCTCTGCAAGAGCCATGCCTTCTCTCATGTGTGAGCCCCTTCTGCCCACAGCTGCCGCGGTGGCCCCTAGCCTGA
- the PDLIM7 gene encoding PDZ and LIM domain protein 7 isoform X4, with the protein MDSFKVVLEGPAPWGFRLQGGKDFNVPLSISRLTPGGKAAQAGVAVGDWVLSIDGENAGSLTHIEAQNKIRACGERLSLGLSRAQPVQSKPQKVQTPDKQPLRPLVPDASKQRLMENTEDWRPRPGTGQSRSFRILAHLTGTEFMQDPDEEHLKKSRDHTPANWTLLGEAALPIPTPVGPGIQLGSFHAPRHLPWGQQDPGWGVGPCQEAQPCRALNGRSCSQVPRTEAPAPASSTPQETWPGPTAPSPTSRPPWAVDPAFAERYAPDKTSTVLTRHSQPATPTPLQSRTSIVQAAAGGVPGGGSNNGKTPVCHQCHKVIRGRYLVALGHAYHPEEFVCSQCGKVLEEGGFFEEKGAIFCPPCYDVRYAPSCAKCKKKITGEIMHALKMTWHVHCFTCAACKMPIRNRAFYMEEGVPYCERDYEKMFGTKCHGCDFKIDAGDRFLEALGFSWHDTCFVCAVRAPPLELSPKPPGPLFAPREMQEKLGRGLSCCPQPHVTGPLLSLDMSDQPGRKDLLLQEGQASLQEPCLLSCVSPFCPQLPRWPLA; encoded by the exons ATGGATTCCTTCAAGGTAGTGCTGGAGGGGCCAGCACCTTGGGGCTTCCGGCTGCAAGGGGGCAAGGACTTCAATGTACCCCTCTCCATTTCCCGG CTCACTCCTGGAGGCAAAGCGGCGCAGGCCGGAGTGGCCGTGGGTGACTGGGTGCTGAGCATCGATGGCGAGAATGCGGGTAGCCTCACACACATCGAAGCTCAGAACAAGATCCGGGCCTGTGGGGAGCGCCTCAGCCTGGGCCTCAGCAG AGCCCAGCCGGTTCAGAGCAAACCGCAGAAG GTGCAGACCCCTGACAA ACAGCCGCTCCGACCGCTGGTCCCAGACGCCAGCAAGCAGCGGCTGATGGAGAACACGGAGGACTGGCGGCCGCGGCCGGGGACAGGCCAGTCGCGTTCCTTCCGCATCCTTGCCCACCTCACAGGCACCGAGTTCA TGCAAGACCCGGATGAGGAGCACCTGAAGAAATCAAG AGACCACACACCAGCTAACTGGACGTTGCTAGGAGAAGCTGCCCTTCCCATCCCTACCCCAGTGGGACCTGGAATCCAACTCGGCAGTTTCCATGCCCCCAGGCATCTCCCATGGGGCCAGCAGGACCCAGGTTGGGGGGTGGGGCCATGCCAGGAAGCTCAGCCATGCAGGGCCTTGAATGGCAGATCTTGCAGCCAGGTGCCCAGGACagaagccccagccccagcctcatcTACACCCCAGGAGACCTGGCCTG GCCCTACCGCCCCCAGCCCTACCAGCCGCCCGCCCTGGGCTGTGGACCCTGCGTTTGCCGAGCGCTATGCCCCGGACAAAACGAGCACAGTGCTGACCCGGCACAGCCAGCCGGCCACGCCCACGCCGCTGCAGAGCCGCACCTCCATTGTGCAGGCAGCTGCCGGAGGGGTGCCAGGAGGGGGCAGCAACAACGGCAAGACTCCCGTGTGTCACCAGTGCCACAAGGTCATCCG GGGCCGCTACCTGGTGGCGCTGGGCCACGCGTACCACCCGGAGGAGTTTGTGTGTAGCCAGTGTGGGAAGGTCCTGGAAGAGGGTGGCTTCTTTGAGGAGAAGGGCGCCATTTTCTGCCCACCATGCTATGACGTGCGCTATGCACCCAGCTGCGCCAAGTGCAAGAagaagattacaggc GAGATCATGCACGCCCTGAAGATGACCTGGCACGTGCACTGCTTTACCTGTGCTGCCTGCAAGATGCCCATCCGGAACAGGGCCTTCTACATGGAGGAGGGCGTGCCCTATTGCGAGCGAG ACTATGAGAAGATGTTTGGCACAAAATGCCATGGCTGTGACTTCAAGATCGACGCTGGGGACCGCTTCCTGGAGGCCCTGGGCTTCAGCTGGCATGACACCTGCTTCGTCTGCGCGGTGAGAGCCCCGCCCCTCGAACTCAGCCCCAAGCCCCCCGGCCCTCTGTTCGCTCCCCGGGAGATGCAGGAGAAGTTGGGAAGGGGCCTCTCCTGCTGCCCCCAACCCCATGTGACTGGGCCTTTGCTGTCCTTAGATATGTCAGATCAACCTGGAAGGAAAGACCTTCTACTCCAAGAAGGACAGGCCTCTCTGCAAGAGCCATGCCTTCTCTCATGTGTGAGCCCCTTCTGCCCACAGCTGCCGCGGTGGCCCCTAGCCTGA
- the PDLIM7 gene encoding PDZ and LIM domain protein 7 isoform X15 has protein sequence MDSFKVVLEGPAPWGFRLQGGKDFNVPLSISRLTPGGKAAQAGVAVGDWVLSIDGENAGSLTHIEAQNKIRACGERLSLGLSRAQPVQSKPQKVQTPDKQPLRPLVPDASKQRLMENTEDWRPRPGTGQSRSFRILAHLTGTEFMQDPDEEHLKKSSQVPRTEAPAPASSTPQETWPGPTAPSPTSRPPWAVDPAFAERYAPDKTSTVLTRHSQPATPTPLQSRTSIVQAAAGGVPGGGSNNGKTPVCHQCHKVIRGRYLVALGHAYHPEEFVCSQCGKVLEEGGFFEEKGAIFCPPCYDVRYAPSCAKCKKKITGEIMHALKMTWHVHCFTCAACKMPIRNRAFYMEEGVPYCERDYEKMFGTKCHGCDFKIDAGDRFLEALGFSWHDTCFVCAICQINLEGKTFYSKKDRPLCKSHAFSHV, from the exons ATGGATTCCTTCAAGGTAGTGCTGGAGGGGCCAGCACCTTGGGGCTTCCGGCTGCAAGGGGGCAAGGACTTCAATGTACCCCTCTCCATTTCCCGG CTCACTCCTGGAGGCAAAGCGGCGCAGGCCGGAGTGGCCGTGGGTGACTGGGTGCTGAGCATCGATGGCGAGAATGCGGGTAGCCTCACACACATCGAAGCTCAGAACAAGATCCGGGCCTGTGGGGAGCGCCTCAGCCTGGGCCTCAGCAG AGCCCAGCCGGTTCAGAGCAAACCGCAGAAG GTGCAGACCCCTGACAA ACAGCCGCTCCGACCGCTGGTCCCAGACGCCAGCAAGCAGCGGCTGATGGAGAACACGGAGGACTGGCGGCCGCGGCCGGGGACAGGCCAGTCGCGTTCCTTCCGCATCCTTGCCCACCTCACAGGCACCGAGTTCA TGCAAGACCCGGATGAGGAGCACCTGAAGAAATCAAG CCAGGTGCCCAGGACagaagccccagccccagcctcatcTACACCCCAGGAGACCTGGCCTG GCCCTACCGCCCCCAGCCCTACCAGCCGCCCGCCCTGGGCTGTGGACCCTGCGTTTGCCGAGCGCTATGCCCCGGACAAAACGAGCACAGTGCTGACCCGGCACAGCCAGCCGGCCACGCCCACGCCGCTGCAGAGCCGCACCTCCATTGTGCAGGCAGCTGCCGGAGGGGTGCCAGGAGGGGGCAGCAACAACGGCAAGACTCCCGTGTGTCACCAGTGCCACAAGGTCATCCG GGGCCGCTACCTGGTGGCGCTGGGCCACGCGTACCACCCGGAGGAGTTTGTGTGTAGCCAGTGTGGGAAGGTCCTGGAAGAGGGTGGCTTCTTTGAGGAGAAGGGCGCCATTTTCTGCCCACCATGCTATGACGTGCGCTATGCACCCAGCTGCGCCAAGTGCAAGAagaagattacaggc GAGATCATGCACGCCCTGAAGATGACCTGGCACGTGCACTGCTTTACCTGTGCTGCCTGCAAGATGCCCATCCGGAACAGGGCCTTCTACATGGAGGAGGGCGTGCCCTATTGCGAGCGAG ACTATGAGAAGATGTTTGGCACAAAATGCCATGGCTGTGACTTCAAGATCGACGCTGGGGACCGCTTCCTGGAGGCCCTGGGCTTCAGCTGGCATGACACCTGCTTCGTCTGCGCG ATATGTCAGATCAACCTGGAAGGAAAGACCTTCTACTCCAAGAAGGACAGGCCTCTCTGCAAGAGCCATGCCTTCTCTCATGTGTGA
- the PDLIM7 gene encoding PDZ and LIM domain protein 7 isoform X11, with the protein MDSFKVVLEGPAPWGFRLQGGKDFNVPLSISRLTPGGKAAQAGVAVGDWVLSIDGENAGSLTHIEAQNKIRACGERLSLGLSRAQPVQSKPQKAPTLSCPPALPGCVSAQASAPAADPPRYTFAPSVSLNKTARPFGAPPPADSAPQQNGQPLRPLVPDASKQRLMENTEDWRPRPGTGQSRSFRILAHLTGTEFMQDPDEEHLKKSRDHTPANWTLLGEAALPIPTPVGPGIQLGSFHAPRHLPWGQQDPGWGVGPCQEAQPCRALNGRSCSQVPRTEAPAPASSTPQETWPGPTAPSPTSRPPWAVDPAFAERYAPDKTSTVLTRHSQPATPTPLQSRTSIVQAAAGGVPGGGSNNGKTPVCHQCHKVIRGRYLVALGHAYHPEEFVCSQCGKVLEEGGFFEEKGAIFCPPCYDVRYAPSCAKCKKKITGKPPKAAKSMRTKPGEALGPPDSHFGLSLPW; encoded by the exons ATGGATTCCTTCAAGGTAGTGCTGGAGGGGCCAGCACCTTGGGGCTTCCGGCTGCAAGGGGGCAAGGACTTCAATGTACCCCTCTCCATTTCCCGG CTCACTCCTGGAGGCAAAGCGGCGCAGGCCGGAGTGGCCGTGGGTGACTGGGTGCTGAGCATCGATGGCGAGAATGCGGGTAGCCTCACACACATCGAAGCTCAGAACAAGATCCGGGCCTGTGGGGAGCGCCTCAGCCTGGGCCTCAGCAG AGCCCAGCCGGTTCAGAGCAAACCGCAGAAG GCCCCCACCCTATCCTGCCCGCCCGCCCTGCCCGGCTGTGTCTCTGCCCAGGCCTCCGCCCCCGCCGCGGACCCTCCGCGGTACACCTTTGCACCCAGCGTCTCCCTCAACAAGACGGCCCGGCCCTTTGGGGCGCCCCCGCCCGCTGACAGCGCCCCGCAGCAGAATGG ACAGCCGCTCCGACCGCTGGTCCCAGACGCCAGCAAGCAGCGGCTGATGGAGAACACGGAGGACTGGCGGCCGCGGCCGGGGACAGGCCAGTCGCGTTCCTTCCGCATCCTTGCCCACCTCACAGGCACCGAGTTCA TGCAAGACCCGGATGAGGAGCACCTGAAGAAATCAAG AGACCACACACCAGCTAACTGGACGTTGCTAGGAGAAGCTGCCCTTCCCATCCCTACCCCAGTGGGACCTGGAATCCAACTCGGCAGTTTCCATGCCCCCAGGCATCTCCCATGGGGCCAGCAGGACCCAGGTTGGGGGGTGGGGCCATGCCAGGAAGCTCAGCCATGCAGGGCCTTGAATGGCAGATCTTGCAGCCAGGTGCCCAGGACagaagccccagccccagcctcatcTACACCCCAGGAGACCTGGCCTG GCCCTACCGCCCCCAGCCCTACCAGCCGCCCGCCCTGGGCTGTGGACCCTGCGTTTGCCGAGCGCTATGCCCCGGACAAAACGAGCACAGTGCTGACCCGGCACAGCCAGCCGGCCACGCCCACGCCGCTGCAGAGCCGCACCTCCATTGTGCAGGCAGCTGCCGGAGGGGTGCCAGGAGGGGGCAGCAACAACGGCAAGACTCCCGTGTGTCACCAGTGCCACAAGGTCATCCG GGGCCGCTACCTGGTGGCGCTGGGCCACGCGTACCACCCGGAGGAGTTTGTGTGTAGCCAGTGTGGGAAGGTCCTGGAAGAGGGTGGCTTCTTTGAGGAGAAGGGCGCCATTTTCTGCCCACCATGCTATGACGTGCGCTATGCACCCAGCTGCGCCAAGTGCAAGAagaagattacaggc AAACCGCCCAAGGCTGCAAAGAGCATGAGGACCAAGCCAGGAGAAGCCCTGGGCCCTCCTGACTCCCACTTTGGGCTCTCCCTGCCCTGGTGA